From the Trifolium pratense cultivar HEN17-A07 linkage group LG4, ARS_RC_1.1, whole genome shotgun sequence genome, the window TTTAGTTGACTACTACACATATGCTAATGaataattttgatcactaatatttttagtaattgtctatttataaaaattataaaaactagatattttgaaaatatttttttttgaaaaagatattttgaaaatattagtcaaaataaatcaaacatgaTCTCATATGGCTATATTACATctatatgttattaaaaaaaatacggtTAAAACAAgatacaaatatatatagtacAATTAGTCAAAATATAAGTCTTATatattgggacggagggagtaataaataCTCCATCCATCAccaatataaacaaaaaacactatttttttagCTTCATTAATAAATTAAGATAAACGCTAACGAGTGCCTCCGGCCTCCGGGGCACTAATTTTTTATGGGAAttgaatgcgtaaagtcaacgcattagAATtgtattgtttaatttttttaatacaaaatttctttaaatagaatgcttaaaaagTGCCTCAATAAATTAACGTattttgtattatatatatatatatatatatatatatatatatatatatatatatatatatatatatatatatatatatatatatatatatatatatatagggttttgctaacgtacacccgcttatttttaagaaggtgtgtgttagcaagttataactaaaaagtagttaaatacaccttagggtgcatgttgctaatgcacatcttctaaaaaataagtgggtgtacgttagcaactcCTATAGGCATTTGCTATAATACATCTACTtaatttttagaaggtgtgtgttagcaaattataactaaaaagtagttaaatacaccttaaggtgtatgttgctaatgcacactttcataaaaaacagtgggtgtgcattagcaaatcccatatatatatatatatatatatatatatatatatatatatatatatatatatatatatatatactctctccgtcaCATAATGAGTGAGTCAGTTGACTGCGTCAtgcatgtcaatgcataactttgatgattaatatttttaattgtataagagtaaaaattataaaaatatgatatattttgaaaatactcatcgagatgaatccaacatcttatatgctaatatttgtttttatttatcaatagAGAAATAGGGTCAAAGTAAGATTTGTGAATAGTGTATATAGTTAAAATGACTTAttcattttgggacggagggagtatatatatatatatatatatatatatatatatatatattgattttctgtattacaaaaatatgaaaatttaattttagtttcaaTAGAAATTTCTTTCTTTCGAACTTTAGTGtctttaaatttttagttttttttttaaaacttggtatCTGGTCTTAGGACTGACTAATCCGAGGTGAATAAACTCACTGTCCACTTGCAAGGACCCTATTtaaagttataatttttttttgctctatATAAACTTAGCCCACCAAAATTAGTACGTACTGTATGTAGATCGAGGCACAAAGATGGTGAATACACAAAGAGAAATAGAAAATACACTACTCCTATTTGAAAAGGGCAAAAGTAGGAATTAGCAATAGAGAGAAAGTGTGAAAAGTAAAAACCAAAAGGGACCACAAATGTTGGAGTTAAACCCCACTCACACTCACAACTCACGAGTCACAAGAACGTCACACATTTCCTCACCTTCTGAACATATCAATAAAGcgtaataatagtaataatttatttatttattttttaacaaaaaaaaaaaaaagttaatctGAGTTGACGTTAATTTAGACGTGAAAGCTAACGGATGAAAAATCGGTTTAGCAatcattgttttttctttgacaCATACAGCTTGCTTAGCTTCCTCCCACTTCCATCCTTAtcactcaacaacaacaaaagaatcCTTCTTAACTTTTTTTCATCTAATTTCTTCTCTATAACTCCTCAACCAAGGTAAACTACAATAAAGAATCTTCacgttttctttttttattattctcaTGATTTTATACAAGATGtgagtttcttttttgttgttgttgttggtataGCTTTTGAAAGAAACAACTAGATCCATGAGTTGTTGTAAGAAAGATCAAGAACTAGGGTTTTGTTGATCATGCTATATATTACATGTTAGAGCTAGCTTAACTTGTTTTGTTATCTTCTTTGTGATTTGAGTATGGTTTGAGtgtgttcttcatcttcaatatATATAGATTGGAaggtttatttttattacacTACACACTACTTTCAATTCTAGATTGAGAGCACTTTGCGGTAACCTGACTgcagagaatccaaatccgtttgtgtttttttagtttgcttaaggcaaaataaaacaaaagtatAACTTGCTTAATTTGGTTTTGttgtatttattattatattaaattgttGTTTGTGACTTTGTGATATGTAATTATTAATAGGATTATGCTAAACAGCGCTCTCGAGAcacttattaataatattattttatgtttatggcagttaattaatttttagtttgttgGGATGAGGCCAGAACAATTGCATGTAGCACAACAAATCAGGCGTGACAAATTAAGAATCCAGAATCATATGCAACAAGAATTCCCTAACAATAATATAGAAGAATTATTATCACTACATCAACCACCACAAGGTTTCAATAACATGGATCTTCTTCAACTCCGAAACGCcgccaacaacaacaacaacaacaacaacaacatgctTGATGATGAAACAGGTCATTATTCAACTAATCAACTCATAAATACTTTTTCAACAACATCAAATCCTTTACACCGAAACCCTTTGGATTATGAGCTCGCTATAGCCGAACCAAGTAGCAACATTAATCGACTCGGTTACTATTACACAAATGAAACCAATATTCCTAACTCTTTCTTAACTTCTCATGAACAAGAACAACTTAACAGTAATGATATTTTCAAGTCTTCAACTTGTTCTTCAGAAATGGCTTCTTTAATGCACCATCATAGCATTTGGGGAGGTGTGAATAGTcataatactaatactaatagtATTGTGCCTATATTTCATGAAAATCAAGCAAATCCTCATCAATGGACAAATAGAAGCATCACTGttgaaaacaacaacaacaacatgggTGGTTCTTTCTTTAATGATTATAATCCTCAAGGTTTAAATTTATCACTTTCATCAAATTCACAATCAAAACAACCTTCAAGTACTTCTACTTCAAATTTTGACCAAGGTTCTTTAAATATTGTGAAAGTTTCTAAAGAATATGTAAAACCAATTcatcaagaacaacaacaatctAGTACTAGTAGTATTGGTTTTAGGAATGTTGGTCCATTAGGACCATTTACTGGGTATGcaacaattttgaaaaattcaagGTTTTTAAAACCATGTCAAGAGTTGTTAGAacaatgttgttgttgtgaaaATGTTCCAAAATGGGTTTCTAgagatgttgttgttgatgatgaaagTGGTGGTGTTGTTGTTTCTGCAAAAGGTAGTACTAGTAATTCAGGTTCATCTTGTTCTATGTTGTATGGTtcaaaagagaaagagaatagTAATGTTGATGGAGGAATTGggaataatttttgtctttcttcttctacttcttcTTCTCGACCAGAGTGCCAAAAGAATAAGGCTCAGTTACTGTTCATGCACGAAGAGGTTTGTTTTCTTTGAACTGTTCATCTAACCCTTGTAGcctgttttattttatgtacTATCATTTTTAGTATTTACTTTTCTGTGTTTTTGTCACACTCGATTAATGTTTGTCAGGAACTTACTGTTATtacttctttaattttttttggaatgaaTCTGCTGGCTACTAATCACTTAATgataaatgatattttaatattaagATTTTTATATCAAATATTGGGTCCGGTTTAAATGATGTATTAAGTCTATAATATTGATCAAATACATCAGTCatcagttatttaataaatatggaaaaaaaaattgtttatatatgagACTAGAAGGAGTAcgttatattttttgaaattcgTGTAAGTTGTAAAAGTAAAaaagatcaaaataaaaatatatacaatgtCACTTACgggtatatttatattcaaataacacaactcATAATTTGGTGTGCATGTTTAGCATTACGGTGGATTTGTTAGAATTAGGGTGAGCCGTCTCATTGTGATTTCGCATAAGCTACAtttcttgaaaaattataatGACCTCACTGTTATTCTCGAAAACCTACCGTGATTCgaaacataaacataataagaaAAGCTAAATGCTTTGTTAATACTACTAGCCATTATCTGTCTTTTACTGTGGATTCTGAGCTCTTCATAAGTAAAAGAAAGGATACAAGTTGTTGCTAGTAGGTTTGATGTCTAGAGAATTAGGAGTCACAAAATTGCATTTTATTGTGATGTATATTTTTTCTACGTATGCTGTTAATTTTGTAGCTTggatttcaaaatattattggTAATGCTTCTATTCTCCTTCATCGTCTCTCTGTGTTGTCCATCTTTGGACCAGGCCCTTTATTTTTTgtgatataaataatttgtgtaATATTATGTGCttctttttttaagtaaaaataagtataataaattaaaaaattaaactataagAAGTACTCAATCTCATTACATAGAGATTTCAtacttttttctgtttttaagaGTCCAATctgatatttttaaaagagtcatgctaaacagtgcccctggggcactagttaagcatactaaaaaaggaaacaaatgataaagttaatgatgaaagagaataacttttcatatcattaaaacattgaatgcacaatttacgagataaaacttctatatttgtatccttaactagtgccctgggggcactgtttaacattttcctttttaaaaaatgtttttgtttcctataaagtaaaataaaaactaagtTTAGTTCCTTCATAAATCTTATTCAGTTTTTTAgtccttttttataaaaaaaaatacaaaaaatagtgtttttagcaaggttgtcagaaccggaccggtcatcgaaccggcaagctcaccggttcaaggttcaattggtcggaccggattcaatcggg encodes:
- the LOC123919922 gene encoding BEL1-like homeodomain protein 8 isoform X2 codes for the protein MRPEQLHVAQQIRRDKLRIQNHMQQEFPNNNIEELLSLHQPPQGFNNMDLLQLRNAANNNNNNNNNMLDDETGHYSTNQLINTFSTTSNPLHRNPLDYELAIAEPSSNINRLGYYYTNETNIPNSFLTSHEQEQLNSNDIFKSSTCSSEMASLMHHHSIWGGVNSHNTNTNSIVPIFHENQANPHQWTNRSITVENNNNNMGGSFFNDYNPQGLNLSLSSNSQSKQPSSTSTSNFDQGSLNIVKVSKEYVKPIHQEQQQSSTSSIGFRNVGPLGPFTGYATILKNSRFLKPCQELLEQCCCCENVPKWVSRDVVVDDESGGVVVSAKGSTSNSGSSCSMLYGSKEKENSNVDGGIGNNFCLSSSTSSSRPECQKNKAQLLFMHEEVTRRYKQYHQQMQMVVSSFESVAGLSSATPYISLALKSLSKHFKCLKNAITDQLKHTCQVLGEDFSILPTTTSSSSKFDSNNNNMTRLRGMNQSIQKNKSGGNSNVDFVEPQQHVWRPQRGLPERSVAILKAWLFEHFLHPYPTDTDKHMLATQTGLSRNQVSNWFINARVRVWKPMVEEIHMLESKGTTEVQNQNNSKNEASNVLPHEKQFQCLEVGSSSGINNVENEEQWNNIQEKRFKLENDQITSNMDTTVMGFMPYQRGSVSLTLGLRQGVENAQHQQQQLQQEVELRHQYGGHMFHDFVG
- the LOC123919922 gene encoding BEL1-like homeodomain protein 8 isoform X1 is translated as MQQEFPNNNIEELLSLHQPPQGFNNMDLLQLRNAANNNNNNNNNMLDDETGHYSTNQLINTFSTTSNPLHRNPLDYELAIAEPSSNINRLGYYYTNETNIPNSFLTSHEQEQLNSNDIFKSSTCSSEMASLMHHHSIWGGVNSHNTNTNSIVPIFHENQANPHQWTNRSITVENNNNNMGGSFFNDYNPQGLNLSLSSNSQSKQPSSTSTSNFDQGSLNIVKVSKEYVKPIHQEQQQSSTSSIGFRNVGPLGPFTGYATILKNSRFLKPCQELLEQCCCCENVPKWVSRDVVVDDESGGVVVSAKGSTSNSGSSCSMLYGSKEKENSNVDGGIGNNFCLSSSTSSSRPECQKNKAQLLFMHEEVTRRYKQYHQQMQMVVSSFESVAGLSSATPYISLALKSLSKHFKCLKNAITDQLKHTCQVLGEDFSILPTTTSSSSKFDSNNNNMTRLRGMNQSIQKNKSGGNSNVDFVEPQQHVWRPQRGLPERSVAILKAWLFEHFLHPYPTDTDKHMLATQTGLSRNQVSNWFINARVRVWKPMVEEIHMLESKGTTEVQNQNNSKNEASNVLPHEKQFQCLEVGSSSGINNVENEEQWNNIQEKRFKLENDQITSNMDTTVMGFMPYQRGSVSLTLGLRQGVENAQHQQQQLQQEVELRHQYGGHMFHDFVG